In Deinococcus sp. KNUC1210, the DNA window AGCGGTGATGATGGCCTTGGCCCAGGTTTTGACCTGCGCGTCTTTGGACAGCGGCAGGACCGCTCGCGACATGTCCACTGCTGCCTGATGGTGGGGGATCATCATGCTGAGGAAGGCGCGGTCAAACGCGTGACCGCTCAGCTTCTTCAGGCCGCTCACGTCCATCGATTGGCTCGCCATCGGCGCGGCACTGTGGTGCATGCTGGTCTGGGCGAAGACGGTGCCGATCAGTACGGCCGTCAGAAGGGGAAGCGTGTTCTTCATGCCCGGAGTGTAGAGACGCCATATCAAAATCCTGTAAACGCACCTGGCAGCGTCATGCAGCGGCTGGACGAACCTTCGACGTGAGCAGCGGGACGGCGAGCACCGCGAGCGCCAGCAGTTCGCCGAACAGCAAGGTCTGCTGCGGAAATCGTGAGCCGAGGATGCCTGCGGTGGGCTACGCGAAGGCCCATCATGGGTGACTCCAGGTGAAGTGTGCGCCGTACATCCGACCCTCGTGCAGATTGATTTCTCAGGTCTGACCATCCTTGTCACAGCTGTGCTGAGCTTATGCCGCGTTTGAACAGGGCCTCTGTGGGGCCACACCAGCGTTCACGCTGGAACCGGTGCAAGGAGAGGGGAGTTCCTCAAGAACAGAACGGCTGGTCGCGCCGACAAAATAGTCTGTTGTTCCGAAGTTACGCAGGCAGCTCCCCCTGGGCGGAAGCCCCGTCTCCACGAACCTCCGCCTTCGGTCGTTATTCAGTGCGGTTCGGCGTGGCCAGGCTGTCCTCCGCCACGTCCGGAGGATGCAGATTTCTGCTCAGGCCCCATCCGGTCAGGCCCACGGCGGCGGTACATCCAGTGATCAGCAGCGTCAGGGGCAGCCAGACGGCCAGCAGGGCCAGCAGCGCGTCGCCGATGGGTCGCCCACCGTTCGGGATCAGTGTGTTGAGGCTCATCACCCGGCCCCGCTGCTCCTCCGGGGCGTGCCGCTGGAAGATAGCGGTCGCGGAGGTACCCACCACGCTGCGCGCTGCCCCCAGGATGGTCAGAGCAACGAGAGCCCACCACAGCATGCCACTCCAGGCGAACGCCCCGAGCGCGGCGGCCCAGACGGTCAGGCCCACGGTGAAGAAGCGGCCCTCCCGCCCCTCGCCTCGGGACGCCACGCCGCCGAGCGCACCGAGGATGGTGCCGACGCCCACCGCCGCGAAGAGCGTCCCCAGTTGCCCCTGGTGAAGCCCGAGGATCTTCTGACCGAAGAGCGGCAGGATGAACGACGGCGACGGGCCGAACACCAGCAGTGCTCCGTAGCTCAGCAGGGCGCTGCGCAGCAGGACGTCTTTCCGGACGACCGCCAGCCCTTCGAGCATGGCGGCCCACGGAGACAACTTCGAAGGAGCATGTGAGGCGTCCGGATCCTTTGCGTGCCGGGCCAGGATAACGATCACTCCGGTGAAGCTGGCGACGTTCAGGAAGAACACGGCGGGCAGACTGAGGTGACCGGCCACCCAGCCGGCCAGGAGCGGGCCGGCGGTGGACGCCACGTTCACGCCCAGGGTCAGCATGGCCCCGGCGCGCATCAGCAGTTCCTCCGGAACCAGGGTCGGAAGCAGCGCGGGCGGGCGCGTCGACACTGGCCACCACGGCGGACAGAAACGCGAATCCAGCGAGTAGGGGCAGCGTGGGCTGCTGGTGAGCGAGCAGAACACCGAAGCTCAGCGCCAACAGTAGGCCCAGCGGCTGGGTGACGAGCAGAACTCGGCGGGGGGAAAGCGGTCGGTGATCACCCCGCCGCCGAGGGAGAACACGCCGAAGGCGATGGCCTGCACCAGCGAGACGGTGCCCAGGTTCAGTGCCCCTGATCCAGGCAGGCGCAGGGCGAGCAGGCTGAGGCCGATCACCTGCATCCAGGTGCCGATGTTGGACACGCCCAGGGCCAGCCACCAGGAGCGGAAGGCCGGGTGCTGCCGCAGGTGAGGAACCGGCGAGGTGGTCACACGCCAGGGTCGAGGAACAGGAACGGAGCAGCGCTGCTCCGTTCCTGGAAGGAGTGGAGGGGACGTCTACTGTTCAGACGGTTAGTGGCTTTACATCTGTTCATCCGAACATCAGAATACAGGGATGCAACACCACCCGCTTCCTTTCCCGGCTGACGCCCTCGACGTCGAGCGGGTCACCGAGGTCTTCAAGGCCCTGAGCGACCCCACCCGGCTGCAGCTGATGGTGCTCCTGATGCGGGGAGAAACCAAGGTCTCGACCCTGGTCGACCACCTGCAGCAGCCGCAGAGCACCGTCAGCCGACACCTTACCCTGCTGCGCACCGCCCACCTGGTACAGACCCGCCGCGAAGCCACCAGCGTGTACTACCGCCTGGCGGACAGCCATGTGGCCGAGCTGCTGACCCAGGCCTTCAGCCACGCCCAACATGAACGGCTCGGCCTCCCCGATCACGCGGCGCATGACGCCACCATCGGACGTGTCCATTGAACGCGCTCGCCCTGTTCAGCGCCCTGAAAAACCCCCGGTTCGCCCGGCTGTACAGCGCGCAGGCGATCAGCCAGATCGGTGACGCCCTCACCTGGGTCGGCCTGGCGCTGTTGGCCTACCAGCTCGCTAGGGCAAACGCGGCGGTGGTGCTCGGCACTGCCCTGCCGCTGCGGGTGCTGGCCTTCGTCATCTTCAGCCCACTCGCGGGGGTGGTCACTGACCGCATCAACCGCAAATGGCTGCTGATCACCTGCGACTTCGGTCGCGTCCTGGTGAGCGCCTGTCTGCCCTTCGTCCATACGGTGTGGCAGGTGTATGTACTGATGTTTGTGCTCAACACCTTCACCGCCTTCTTCGCCCCCACCAACCAAGCCACCATCCCGCTGGTGATGGGCCAGGACGACGCCGGCCAGGGCTTTGCGCTCTCCAGCGCCACCACTGAACTGATCAACATCGCCGGGCTGGGTCTGGCAGGCGTGGCGGCGGCGCTGCTCAGCGGGCGCAATCTGTTCTTCCTGGACGCTGTGACCTTTCTTCTCTCCGGTCTGCTGATTCTGACCCTGCCGTCGCTGCAGGCACAGCAGGGCGAGGTGCAGCGCAGCACCCTGAGCG includes these proteins:
- a CDS encoding MFS transporter; this translates as MSTRPPALLPTLVPEELLMRAGAMLTLGVNVASTAGPLLAGWVAGHLSLPAVFFLNVASFTGVIVILARHAKDPDASHAPSKLSPWAAMLEGLAVVRKDVLLRSALLSYGALLVFGPSPSFILPLFGQKILGLHQGQLGTLFAAVGVGTILGALGGVASRGEGREGRFFTVGLTVWAAALGAFAWSGMLWWALVALTILGAARSVVGTSATAIFQRHAPEEQRGRVMSLNTLIPNGGRPIGDALLALLAVWLPLTLLITGCTAAVGLTGWGLSRNLHPPDVAEDSLATPNRTE
- a CDS encoding MFS transporter; this translates as MTTSPVPHLRQHPAFRSWWLALGVSNIGTWMQVIGLSLLALRLPGSGALNLGTVSLVQAIAFGVFSLGGGVITDRFPPAEFCSSPSRWAYCWR
- a CDS encoding helix-turn-helix transcriptional regulator yields the protein MQHHPLPFPADALDVERVTEVFKALSDPTRLQLMVLLMRGETKVSTLVDHLQQPQSTVSRHLTLLRTAHLVQTRREATSVYYRLADSHVAELLTQAFSHAQHERLGLPDHAAHDATIGRVH
- a CDS encoding MFS transporter, producing the protein MNALALFSALKNPRFARLYSAQAISQIGDALTWVGLALLAYQLARANAAVVLGTALPLRVLAFVIFSPLAGVVTDRINRKWLLITCDFGRVLVSACLPFVHTVWQVYVLMFVLNTFTAFFAPTNQATIPLVMGQDDAGQGFALSSATTELINIAGLGLAGVAAALLSGRNLFFLDAVTFLLSGLLILTLPSLQAQQGEVQRSTLSDIRDGTSRLWRDPPIRFALLMELVAAIAGALILVGTVTHVKTDLHLGDPAGPAF